One segment of Streptomyces bathyalis DNA contains the following:
- a CDS encoding lycopene cyclase family protein: MTDTDADADVVVVGAGASGLSLAWRLVSGAAGAGRAAPRVLLVEPPPGPLRSPERTWCFWEEGPGEFDDLLTAAWTRLSVTDGDGRTTTGACGTTYKMLRSTAYTRELGARLASSAGVRRVTGTVTGIRDVPGGGETTGVDADGRPFRLLSRWVFDSRPPRRLPPARTTLLQHFRGWFVQTRRACFDPSVAQLMDFRTPQPPPGGLAFVYLLPLSEDEALVEYTVFSTSVASTRTYETALRRYLEDTRRLGDYTVTETEHGVIPMTDGVFRRRAGRSVFRIGAAGGAVRPSTGYAFAALQRQATAVAAAYGAGRTPLPPEAHSWRHRTMDAVLLRALATGRIDGGAFFTGLFRRNPLDRVLHFLEGRSTPAQEWAIGLRAPVLPMVRTLGELPFVPLRAVQAERPSSGVRSAAVEHGGVQA; the protein is encoded by the coding sequence ATGACTGACACCGACGCGGACGCCGACGTCGTCGTGGTCGGAGCCGGGGCATCCGGCCTGTCCCTCGCGTGGCGCCTGGTGAGCGGCGCGGCCGGCGCCGGGCGGGCGGCCCCCCGCGTCCTGCTCGTCGAGCCGCCCCCGGGGCCGCTCCGCAGCCCGGAGCGGACCTGGTGTTTCTGGGAAGAGGGGCCGGGCGAATTCGACGATCTCCTGACCGCCGCGTGGACGCGGCTGTCCGTCACGGACGGGGACGGGCGTACGACCACGGGCGCCTGCGGGACGACGTACAAGATGCTCCGCTCCACGGCCTACACGCGTGAACTGGGGGCGCGGCTGGCCTCGTCGGCCGGGGTGCGACGCGTGACCGGTACGGTCACCGGAATCCGCGACGTGCCGGGGGGCGGCGAGACGACCGGGGTGGACGCGGACGGACGGCCGTTCCGGCTCCTCAGCCGCTGGGTGTTCGACTCGCGCCCGCCACGGCGGCTGCCCCCGGCCCGCACCACGCTGTTGCAGCACTTCCGCGGGTGGTTCGTGCAGACCAGGCGGGCCTGCTTCGACCCGTCCGTGGCCCAGCTGATGGATTTCCGTACGCCACAACCGCCGCCCGGGGGCCTCGCGTTCGTCTACCTCCTGCCCCTCTCGGAGGACGAGGCCCTGGTCGAGTACACGGTCTTCTCCACCTCGGTGGCGAGCACCCGGACGTACGAGACCGCGCTGCGCCGCTACCTCGAGGACACCCGGCGGCTCGGCGACTACACCGTCACCGAGACCGAGCACGGCGTCATCCCCATGACCGACGGCGTCTTCCGGCGCCGAGCCGGCAGGTCGGTCTTCCGCATCGGTGCCGCGGGGGGCGCCGTGCGGCCGTCGACCGGCTACGCGTTCGCCGCGCTCCAGCGCCAGGCCACGGCCGTCGCCGCCGCGTACGGGGCCGGCCGTACGCCGCTGCCGCCGGAAGCGCACTCGTGGCGCCACCGCACCATGGACGCAGTCCTGCTGCGGGCTCTGGCGACCGGCCGCATCGACGGCGGGGCCTTCTTCACCGGCCTCTTCCGGCGCAACCCCCTGGACCGGGTGCTGCACTTCCTCGAAGGGCGCTCGACTCCCGCGCAGGAGTGGGCGATCGGCCTGCGCGCCCCGGTCCTCCCGATGGTGCGCACGCTGGGCGAACTCCCCTTCGTACCGCTCCGGGCAGTACAGGCGGAGCGGCCTTCTTCGGGCGTCCGGTCCGCGGCCGTCGAGCACGGGGGAGTGCAGGCGTGA
- a CDS encoding FAD-dependent oxidoreductase: MRHGHRPRPPLHIRDRRAVLWPAAAGAPHVREPAPRAAVVGGGIAGLAAATALAERGVRVDLLEERPTLGGRLRGWHTRLADGSTATMSRGFHAFFRQYYNLRGLLRRTVDDSGTGCGAGTLVPLPDYPLRRAGGPSDSFRRVPRTPPWSVLGFVARSPTFTLSGMARMNPRAALPLLDVRVPEIYRRLDEVSAAEFLDRVRFPDEARDLAFEVFSRSFFADPRELSAAELVLMFHIYFLGSAEGLLFDVPAEPFPFALWDPLARRLGKLGVRVRTGVGVRSLVPEGDGFALSLSARPDDADPEVHRYDACVLTLDSRGLQTLVADSPRIGDEHWRAGIARLRQAPPFLVSRYWLDRPVAPGRPGFLGTSGYGPLDNVSVLDRWEGEAARWARRSGGSVVELHAYAVPAGRDRTAVEARTRHELSRVYPETARAGTVDVRHEWQQDCPHFPVGGYADRPGVRTRHPRLVVAGDLVRTRLPVALMERAATTGFQAANALLATWGVRGHPLWSVPVAGRSAALRALSRLG, translated from the coding sequence GTGAGGCACGGCCACCGGCCACGGCCGCCGCTGCACATCCGGGACCGGCGTGCAGTCCTCTGGCCGGCGGCGGCCGGGGCTCCGCACGTCCGCGAGCCCGCGCCCCGCGCCGCCGTCGTGGGCGGCGGCATCGCCGGGCTCGCCGCCGCCACCGCCCTGGCCGAACGCGGCGTACGCGTCGACCTCCTGGAGGAGCGGCCGACGCTGGGCGGGCGGCTGCGCGGGTGGCACACGCGGCTGGCCGACGGCAGCACCGCGACGATGAGCCGCGGCTTCCACGCCTTCTTCCGCCAGTACTACAACCTGCGGGGTCTGCTTCGGCGTACGGTCGACGACTCCGGCACCGGCTGTGGCGCCGGCACGCTCGTGCCCCTGCCCGACTACCCGCTGCGGCGCGCCGGCGGCCCGTCCGACAGCTTCCGGCGGGTACCGCGCACCCCGCCGTGGAGCGTGCTGGGATTCGTGGCGCGCAGCCCCACCTTCACGCTCTCCGGCATGGCGAGGATGAACCCGAGGGCGGCGCTGCCCCTTCTCGACGTGCGGGTGCCGGAGATCTACCGGCGGCTGGACGAGGTCAGCGCGGCGGAGTTCCTGGACAGGGTCCGCTTTCCCGACGAGGCCCGTGACCTGGCCTTCGAGGTGTTCTCCCGGAGCTTCTTCGCCGACCCGCGCGAACTGTCCGCCGCGGAGCTCGTGTTGATGTTCCACATCTACTTCCTGGGATCGGCGGAAGGCCTGCTCTTCGACGTCCCCGCAGAGCCCTTCCCCTTCGCCCTGTGGGATCCGCTCGCGCGCCGCCTCGGCAAGCTCGGCGTCAGGGTCCGTACCGGCGTCGGGGTGCGCTCGCTCGTGCCCGAAGGCGACGGCTTCGCGCTGTCCCTCTCCGCCCGCCCGGACGACGCGGACCCGGAGGTGCACCGCTATGACGCCTGCGTCCTGACCCTCGACAGCAGGGGGTTGCAGACCCTCGTCGCCGACTCCCCCCGAATCGGGGACGAGCACTGGCGCGCGGGCATCGCGCGCCTGCGCCAGGCCCCGCCCTTCCTCGTCTCGCGCTACTGGCTGGACCGACCCGTGGCTCCCGGCAGGCCGGGCTTCCTCGGTACGAGCGGCTACGGGCCCCTCGACAACGTCAGCGTCCTCGACCGGTGGGAGGGCGAGGCCGCGCGCTGGGCCCGGCGAAGCGGCGGCTCGGTGGTGGAGCTGCACGCGTACGCCGTACCCGCCGGCCGCGACCGCACCGCGGTCGAAGCCCGCACGCGGCACGAACTATCCCGCGTCTACCCCGAGACGGCACGAGCCGGGACCGTCGACGTACGTCACGAATGGCAGCAGGACTGCCCCCATTTCCCCGTCGGCGGATACGCGGACAGGCCGGGCGTGCGCACCCGCCACCCGCGGCTCGTGGTCGCCGGGGACCTGGTGCGCACGCGGCTGCCGGTCGCACTGATGGAGCGGGCGGCGACCACCGGGTTCCAGGCCGCGAACGCGCTGCTGGCCACCTGGGGCGTTCGGGGGCACCCGCTGTGGTCGGTGCCGGTGGCGGGCCGCTCCGCCGCGCTGCGCGCGCTGAGCCGGCTGGGCTGA
- a CDS encoding cryptochrome/photolyase family protein: MADPERRWCFADQLGPHFLDGKDQPVLLIESRAVLRRRRFHRQKAHLVLSALRHRAAELGERARFVQAETYGEALARVRDPLTVCGPTSHAAAEFVQKLDRVTVLPSRGFVTGRDHFEEWAAGRGGKPLLMESFYRSARRATGLLMDGDEPAGGQWNLDKENREPPPAAAELPLPTPYVPDEDDIDAEVRADLDAAERRGEISFVGRDGPRQFPATRAEARRALKHFIEERLPTFGPYEDAMLAGDSSMSHSRLSAALNLGLLDPMECVRAAEKAWREGRVPLRSAEGYVRQVIGWRDYVWHTYWHFGRGYARRNALRARRRLPDWFDRLDADDVRARCLSTVLGDVRDQGWTHHIPRLMVLGNYGLQRGWNPAELSDWFHRCFVDGYEWVMAANVIGMSQYADGGSITTKPYAAGGAYIDRMSDFCHDCVYRPSARTGDDACPYTAGYWWFLARNEKRLAGNWRLAPQLRNLHRITDLDEVVARERTRQRP, translated from the coding sequence ATGGCAGATCCAGAGCGCCGCTGGTGCTTCGCGGACCAGCTGGGCCCGCACTTCCTGGACGGGAAGGACCAGCCGGTGCTGCTGATCGAGTCACGGGCGGTGCTGCGCCGCCGACGCTTCCACCGGCAGAAGGCTCATCTGGTGCTCTCGGCCCTGCGGCACAGGGCAGCCGAACTGGGCGAGCGGGCGCGGTTCGTGCAGGCCGAAACCTACGGGGAAGCCCTCGCCCGTGTGCGGGACCCGTTGACGGTCTGCGGCCCGACGTCCCATGCGGCCGCCGAATTCGTGCAGAAGCTCGACAGGGTGACAGTCCTCCCCTCACGGGGATTCGTCACCGGCCGCGACCACTTCGAGGAATGGGCGGCCGGTCGCGGCGGCAAGCCGCTGCTCATGGAGAGCTTCTACCGCAGCGCCCGCAGAGCGACAGGTCTCCTGATGGACGGCGACGAACCCGCCGGCGGGCAGTGGAACCTCGACAAGGAGAACAGGGAGCCGCCGCCCGCGGCCGCCGAATTGCCGCTGCCCACGCCGTACGTCCCGGACGAGGACGACATCGACGCCGAGGTACGGGCCGACCTCGACGCCGCCGAACGCAGGGGCGAGATCTCCTTCGTCGGCCGCGACGGGCCCCGGCAGTTCCCGGCGACCCGGGCCGAGGCACGGCGTGCACTGAAGCACTTCATCGAGGAGCGGCTGCCGACCTTCGGCCCCTACGAGGACGCCATGCTCGCCGGCGACTCCAGCATGAGCCACAGCCGACTGTCGGCAGCCCTGAACCTCGGCCTGCTGGACCCCATGGAGTGCGTACGCGCGGCCGAGAAGGCATGGCGGGAGGGCAGGGTGCCGCTGCGCAGCGCGGAAGGATACGTCCGCCAGGTCATCGGATGGCGCGACTACGTGTGGCACACGTACTGGCACTTCGGACGTGGATACGCCCGCCGCAACGCGCTGCGGGCGAGGCGGCGCCTGCCGGACTGGTTCGACCGGCTCGACGCCGACGACGTACGGGCCCGCTGTCTGTCCACCGTGCTCGGGGACGTGCGCGACCAGGGCTGGACGCACCACATCCCGCGTCTGATGGTCCTCGGCAACTACGGCCTGCAGCGGGGCTGGAACCCCGCCGAACTCTCCGACTGGTTCCACCGCTGCTTCGTCGACGGCTACGAATGGGTCATGGCCGCCAACGTGATCGGCATGTCCCAGTACGCGGACGGTGGCTCGATCACCACGAAGCCCTACGCGGCGGGCGGCGCCTACATCGACCGGATGAGCGACTTCTGCCACGACTGCGTCTACCGGCCGTCCGCACGCACCGGCGACGACGCGTGTCCGTACACCGCCGGGTACTGGTGGTTCCTCGCCCGCAACGAGAAGCGCCTGGCCGGCAACTGGCGCCTCGCACCGCAGCTGCGCAATCTCCACCGCATCACCGACCTGGACGAGGTGGTCGCGCGGGAGCGCACCCGGCAGCGCCCCTGA
- the pspAB gene encoding PspA-associated protein PspAB, giving the protein MGLLDALLGRSKPVRPDLDQLFALPAAAVTLQAGADLVPTGLGSVCFASVEGGAFKQLQRDVRQLLDADLSQGSRPDDDPRAGGIPVEFSQDEYGYTWLLARHEPEETVELVNDLHAVNTLLEENGFGPQLLCSLVGFRGAEETESEGAAARSLALVYLYKRGTFYPFAPQPGRKEKRDSTLELQIRGLLTDDLPVEPDLGRWFPVWGAPGL; this is encoded by the coding sequence GTGGGCCTTCTCGACGCACTTCTGGGCCGCAGCAAACCCGTGCGCCCCGACCTCGACCAGCTCTTCGCCCTCCCGGCGGCCGCCGTCACACTCCAGGCGGGCGCGGACCTCGTACCGACCGGACTGGGATCGGTGTGCTTCGCGAGCGTGGAGGGCGGGGCCTTCAAGCAGCTGCAGCGGGACGTACGGCAGTTGCTGGACGCCGATCTCTCCCAGGGGTCCCGGCCCGATGACGACCCCCGGGCGGGCGGGATCCCGGTGGAGTTCAGCCAGGACGAGTACGGCTACACCTGGCTGCTGGCCCGGCACGAGCCGGAGGAGACGGTCGAGCTCGTCAACGATCTGCACGCGGTGAACACCCTGCTCGAGGAGAACGGGTTCGGTCCGCAGCTGCTGTGCTCCCTGGTCGGCTTCCGGGGCGCGGAGGAGACGGAGAGCGAAGGGGCCGCGGCCCGCTCGCTCGCCCTCGTCTATCTGTACAAGCGCGGCACCTTCTATCCGTTCGCTCCGCAGCCCGGGCGGAAGGAGAAGCGGGACAGCACGCTCGAGCTCCAGATCCGCGGGCTGCTGACGGACGACCTGCCCGTCGAACCGGACCTGGGCCGCTGGTTCCCCGTCTGGGGAGCGCCCGGACTCTGA
- the htpX gene encoding zinc metalloprotease HtpX — MAAARGRYVADRGLTSRMVVTMFLIGLLYVLLVGVLIAALGNAWPLIVIAVGGLFIAQFWFSDRIAAFSMGAREVTPEQAPELHGAVDRLCALADVPKPKVAMAESDVPNAFATGRSQRNSMVCATTGLMRRLEPQEVEGVLSHELSHVAHRDVAVMTIASFLGVMAGVLTRVALFTGLSGAGRNDQSGLGIILLVIPLVSVIVYILSFLLTRLLSRYRELSADRAGALLTGRPSALASALTKVTGQMARIPTRDLRKAEPFNAFFFAPAFSGETIATLFSSHPPLERRLEQLSRISAQLGQQ; from the coding sequence ATGGCAGCAGCCCGTGGGCGATATGTCGCCGACCGTGGACTGACCAGCCGCATGGTGGTCACGATGTTCCTCATCGGGCTGCTCTATGTGCTGCTGGTGGGCGTGCTGATCGCGGCGCTGGGCAACGCGTGGCCACTCATCGTCATCGCGGTGGGCGGCCTCTTCATCGCCCAGTTCTGGTTCAGCGACCGCATCGCGGCCTTCAGCATGGGGGCCCGTGAGGTGACTCCGGAGCAGGCACCCGAGTTGCACGGTGCCGTGGACAGGCTGTGCGCGCTCGCCGACGTGCCGAAGCCGAAGGTGGCCATGGCCGAGAGCGATGTGCCCAACGCCTTCGCCACCGGACGCAGCCAGCGCAACTCGATGGTCTGCGCGACGACTGGCCTGATGCGGCGCCTGGAGCCGCAGGAGGTCGAAGGCGTCCTCTCGCACGAGCTGTCGCACGTCGCGCACCGCGACGTCGCCGTCATGACCATCGCCTCGTTCCTGGGCGTCATGGCCGGCGTGCTGACCAGGGTCGCGCTGTTCACCGGACTCAGCGGGGCCGGACGCAACGACCAGAGCGGCCTCGGCATCATCCTGCTGGTGATCCCGCTGGTGAGCGTCATCGTCTACATCCTCAGCTTCCTGCTGACCCGGCTGCTCTCGCGCTACCGCGAACTGTCCGCGGACCGCGCGGGTGCGCTCCTGACCGGGCGGCCCTCCGCCCTGGCCTCCGCGCTGACCAAGGTCACGGGTCAGATGGCCCGTATCCCGACCCGCGATCTGAGGAAGGCCGAGCCCTTCAACGCCTTCTTCTTCGCACCCGCCTTCTCCGGCGAGACCATCGCCACGCTGTTCTCCTCCCACCCGCCGCTGGAGCGGCGCCTGGAGCAGCTGAGCCGCATCTCGGCGCAGCTCGGGCAGCAGTGA
- a CDS encoding LLM class flavin-dependent oxidoreductase: MAPPPLPPRTERVPRLSTVILPVLRWHEGGRERWQRAEELGFDTAYTYDHLSWRANFRDGPWFGALPTLTAAAVATSRLRLGTLVTSPNFRHPVTLAKELMSLDDISGGRVTLGIGAGGNGFDATALGQEPWTPRERADRFAEFVPLLDRLLREPVVSYEGTFYSADEVRGIPGCVQRPRLPFAVAATGPRGMLLAGRYGQSWVTTGDPRIAATGTPAEGLQAVRDQIVRLGTACDQTGRDASDLEKVLLTGFVPGSPLESVDAFVDFAGKYAEAGITEIVLHWPIAGSQFAADETVFERIATEGIAQLRGTAPQQ; this comes from the coding sequence ATGGCACCTCCCCCTCTTCCCCCGCGGACCGAGCGCGTCCCGAGACTGAGCACCGTGATCCTTCCCGTCCTGCGCTGGCACGAGGGCGGACGTGAGCGGTGGCAGCGCGCCGAAGAGCTGGGCTTCGACACCGCCTACACCTACGACCACCTCTCATGGCGGGCCAACTTCCGCGACGGACCGTGGTTCGGGGCCCTGCCCACCCTCACCGCGGCCGCGGTGGCAACGTCACGTCTGCGCCTGGGCACCCTCGTCACCTCGCCCAACTTCCGGCACCCCGTGACGCTGGCCAAAGAACTGATGTCCCTGGACGACATCAGCGGCGGCCGCGTCACCCTCGGCATCGGCGCGGGCGGTAACGGCTTCGACGCGACGGCGCTCGGCCAGGAGCCGTGGACGCCGCGGGAGCGCGCGGACCGGTTCGCCGAGTTCGTGCCGCTGCTGGACCGGCTGCTCCGCGAACCCGTCGTCTCCTACGAGGGCACCTTCTACTCGGCGGACGAGGTGCGCGGGATCCCCGGATGCGTGCAGCGCCCCCGCTTGCCCTTCGCCGTGGCCGCCACCGGCCCGCGCGGCATGCTGCTCGCCGGGCGCTACGGGCAGTCCTGGGTGACCACGGGTGATCCGCGCATCGCCGCGACGGGCACCCCCGCCGAGGGTCTCCAGGCCGTGCGCGACCAGATCGTCCGGCTCGGCACGGCCTGCGACCAGACGGGACGGGACGCGTCGGACCTGGAGAAGGTCCTGCTCACGGGGTTTGTGCCGGGTTCGCCCCTGGAGTCCGTCGACGCCTTCGTCGATTTCGCGGGGAAGTACGCGGAGGCGGGAATCACCGAGATCGTTCTGCACTGGCCGATCGCCGGCTCGCAGTTCGCCGCCGACGAGACGGTCTTCGAGCGCATCGCCACCGAGGGGATCGCGCAGCTCAGGGGAACGGCACCACAGCAGTAG